From a single Pararge aegeria chromosome 16, ilParAegt1.1, whole genome shotgun sequence genomic region:
- the LOC120630695 gene encoding pyrimidodiazepine synthase-like, producing the protein MITSTLSFAMHILVGSYKVLAPLGQLLELVLPYRTMAKAVAGKINFNTKHLKRGDPLPPYNGKLRVYNMRLCPFAQRTILALNAKNIDYEVVNINLADKPEWLTSKSAFGKVPSLEIKEGVCIYESLITVEYLDEVYPQRQLLPKDPLRKAFDKIIVEASAPIVTLFLKSVKAPDTITEDNISAFSKTLKYIQDQLIDRGTPYLGGDEPGYVDYMIWPWFERLLVFKEDNPNLKIDSEKFKILTAYLDKMKKDPAVFPYLVPDKVMLAFHESFKSGPNPNYDVLD; encoded by the exons ATGATAACGTCTACATTAAGTTTCGCAATGCATATACTTGTGGGCTCGTATAAAGTGCTCGCCCCATTAGGTCAGTTGTTGGAATTAGTGCTGCCGTATCGTACCATGGCTAAAGCTGTCGCTGGGAAAATCAATTTCAATACCAAGCATCTGAAGcgag GTGATCCTCTACCCCCATATAATGGAAAACTGCGAGTATATAATATGCGACTTTGCCCCTTTGCGCAACGCACTATTCTGGCTCTAAACGCAAAAAACATTGATTATGAAGTCGTTAATATCAATTTAGCAGATAAACCAGAATGGTTGACCAGCAAGAGTGCTTTCG GAAAAGTGCCATCTTTAGAAATAAAAGAGGGTGTGTGTATCTACGAGAGTCTTATAACTGTGGAGTACCTAGACGAAGTCTACCCTCAAAGACAATTACTGCCGAAAGACCCGTTAAGGAAAGCCTTTGACAAAATTATTGTTGAAGCCTCGGCACCG ATTGtaacattatttttgaaatcaGTAAAGGCCCCAGATACAATAACAGAGGACAATATTTCTGCGTTCTCCAAAACTTTGAAGTATATTCAAGATCAGTTGATAGATCGTGGGACACCGTACTTAGGTGGCGACGAGCCTGGTTACGTCGATTACATGATTTGGCCGTGGTTTGAGCGACTACTAGTTTTCAAGGAAGATAATCCCAATTTGAAAATTGATTCAGAGAAGTTTAAAATACTG ACGGCGTATCTGGACAAGATGAAGAAAGACCCTGCAGTGTTCCCATACTTGGTACCAGATAAAGTCATGTTAGCATTCCACGAATCATTTAAAAGTGGTCCAAATCCTAACTACGACGTTCTAGactaa
- the LOC120630592 gene encoding pyrimidodiazepine synthase-like, whose amino-acid sequence MSEKHLQTGDVLPANTGKLRLFAMRFCPYAERSVLVFNAKKLEYDLVFINLDHKPEWIFNFSPKGTVPALEYEQGKGIFDSNIINVYLDEKYPEVPLQASDPLRRAQDKLLVEQFASAQSAYYTAAFNPQAVEPSTLENYQKGLELLQKELETRGTKFLHGDEPGLIDYTLWPFLERFEALPLLGKAEFAIDKSKYELLVTYMEAMKNVPAVKAYALAPETHAKFTESRVKGDANYNMLDTSAVCCMRPRKKKE is encoded by the exons ATGTCCGAGAAACATTTACAAACTG gAGATGTTTTGCCAGCGAACACCGGTAAATTGAGACTGTTTGCGATGAGATTCTGCCCCTACGCTGAAAGGAGTGTTCTCGTTTTTAACGCAAAAAAACTGGAGTATGacttagtttttataaatttggatCACAAGCCAGAATGGATTTTTAACTTTAGTCCGAAAG GTACCGTCCCAGCATTGGAGTATGAACAAGGAAAGGGTATATTTGACAGCAATATCATCAATGTCTATCTTGATGAGAAGTATCCTGAGGTGCCTCTTCAGGCCTCTGACCCTCTAAGAAGGGCCCAGGATAAATTACTTGTGGAGCAGTTTGCAAGT GCTCAATCTGCGTACTACACTGCTGCATTTAACCCTCAAGCTGTTGAACCAAGTACACTAGAAAACTACCAGAAGGGCTTAGAATTACTGCAAAAAGAACTTGAAACTCGTGGTACCAAGTTCCTACATGGCGATGAACCCGGCCTTATTGATTACACACTGTGGCCTTTCTTGGAGCGCTTTGAAGCCCTGCCGCTGCTTGGCAAAGCGGAGTTTGCAATTGACAAATCAAAGTACGAGCTCCTG GTAACTTATATGGAGGCAATGAAAAATGTGCCCGCTGTTAAAGCATATGCCTTAGCACCAGAAACTCATGCCAAGTTCACTGAATCTCGTGTGAAGGGAGATGCCAATTATAATATGCTGGATACTAGTGCAGTATGCTGCATGCGTCCCAGAAAGAAGAAGGAATAA